From one Leptospira kanakyensis genomic stretch:
- a CDS encoding alpha-amylase, which yields MKEPLERALPSQKNSLPFLWADEIWLMGVWKNSPKSQSIARSMPELQPGFQTAKHPLLPEDIYGSPYSIYSYDPDPLISENDNLTWVYEMIRQWDKKLILDFVPNHMAIDSPLIESDPNLFLVANESISQKNSFLHPNGNRYAHGRDPYFDGWTDTIQWDFSNPNVEEKHIQILKEIAKQCDGVRCDMAMLLLPDVFEKTHGKKSTYDWKRVIETISQEYPNFKFYAEAYWGMENRLLNLGFDAVYDKSFYDALRENHFSYISQNLRENSNLTQIRFLENHDEDRAKHQFGENSHSYFSLLSATECILLFHEGQEQGLIQKIPVQMIQTDFEKPNPDSEDFYFRALKVITKRKSGSFVFWPDYKEFNDSPVFIKSIQTKNQTELFLWNENHGEVSGWIPFQEGIQFQTNLTDLITGITYPQTKSEEGIYFKLGPNEVQWFIF from the coding sequence ATGAAGGAACCTCTCGAAAGGGCTCTCCCTTCCCAAAAGAATTCCCTTCCTTTTCTTTGGGCCGATGAAATTTGGCTCATGGGTGTCTGGAAAAATAGCCCAAAATCGCAGTCCATTGCTCGTTCTATGCCAGAACTCCAACCAGGATTCCAAACAGCCAAACACCCTCTCCTTCCGGAAGATATTTACGGATCCCCTTATTCTATTTATTCCTACGATCCGGATCCTTTGATTTCAGAAAATGACAACCTAACGTGGGTATACGAAATGATCCGCCAGTGGGATAAAAAACTAATTCTCGATTTTGTACCAAACCATATGGCAATCGATTCTCCTCTCATTGAATCAGATCCAAATTTATTTCTCGTAGCAAATGAATCTATTTCCCAAAAGAATTCTTTTTTACATCCCAATGGAAACCGTTACGCTCATGGAAGAGATCCTTATTTTGATGGATGGACAGATACCATCCAATGGGATTTTTCCAATCCTAATGTAGAAGAGAAACACATTCAAATTTTGAAGGAAATCGCAAAACAATGTGATGGTGTTCGTTGTGATATGGCAATGTTACTCCTTCCTGATGTTTTTGAAAAAACTCACGGAAAAAAATCGACTTACGATTGGAAACGAGTGATTGAAACTATAAGCCAAGAATATCCAAATTTCAAATTTTATGCAGAAGCCTATTGGGGAATGGAAAATCGATTGCTGAACTTAGGGTTTGATGCCGTTTATGATAAATCCTTTTATGATGCATTGAGAGAAAATCATTTTTCCTATATCTCCCAAAATTTAAGAGAAAATTCAAATCTAACCCAAATCCGATTTTTAGAAAACCACGATGAAGATAGAGCCAAACATCAATTTGGTGAAAACTCTCATTCCTACTTTAGCCTCCTCTCTGCCACTGAATGTATCCTTCTATTTCACGAAGGGCAGGAACAAGGATTGATTCAAAAAATCCCAGTCCAAATGATTCAAACTGATTTTGAAAAACCAAATCCCGATTCAGAAGATTTTTATTTCCGGGCTCTAAAAGTGATCACCAAAAGAAAATCTGGTAGTTTTGTATTCTGGCCGGATTATAAAGAGTTTAACGACTCTCCCGTTTTTATTAAATCCATCCAAACAAAAAACCAAACAGAACTGTTTCTTTGGAATGAAAACCATGGGGAGGTCTCTGGATGGATTCCCTTCCAAGAAGGAATCCAATTCCAAACTAACTTAACCGACCTGATAACAGGAATTACCTACCCACAAACAAAGTCAGAAGAAGGAATTTATTTCAAATTAGGACCAAACGAAGTGCAGTGGTTTATTTTTTAA
- a CDS encoding Fur family transcriptional regulator, translating to MLAFEEYLKEKGLKITNQRLLVAQKIFSSHNHFTAEGLLDELKDNKDRISKATIYRILAIMVEAGLLEEHDFGKDYKYYEHIIGHEHHDHIICMQCGRIVEFIDERIEELQNKAASENGFTITGHSLNIFGNCLNFANCEHKTKK from the coding sequence ATGCTCGCCTTTGAAGAGTATCTTAAAGAAAAAGGACTTAAAATAACCAACCAACGTTTGTTAGTTGCGCAAAAGATCTTTTCTTCTCACAATCACTTTACTGCAGAAGGTCTTTTGGATGAACTAAAAGACAATAAGGATCGTATCTCCAAAGCAACCATCTATCGAATCCTTGCGATTATGGTAGAAGCAGGACTTCTCGAAGAACATGACTTTGGTAAAGATTATAAATATTATGAACATATTATTGGCCATGAACACCATGACCATATCATTTGTATGCAGTGCGGTCGGATTGTTGAATTCATCGATGAAAGGATTGAAGAACTACAAAACAAAGCTGCATCTGAAAATGGGTTTACCATCACAGGACATAGTTTGAATATTTTTGGTAATTGTTTGAATTTTGCGAATTGTGAACATAAAACCAAAAAATAG
- a CDS encoding RelA/SpoT family protein, with protein sequence MGLYQDIKDKQELFEAVQKRLGPEKATLIEKAYHIADKMHTGQKRLSGEPYIIHPMNVASVLDELGLDERAIAAGLLHDVVEDTSYSKEDMAREFGEDIAALVEGVTKISEIKSQSKETEAAENIRKMLLATIKDVRVMLIKLADKTHNVRTLKFQPEEKQKRIAKEVLSLYAPIAGRLGVYKVKFELEDLAFQSLHPEEYQEIKKRVSAKKSERDEYIEKIKIILKQRLAEISIDARIDGRAKHFYSIYRKMVTKEKSFSEIFDLRAVRIITNEIKDCYGVLGIVHTLWTPIPGRFKDYIATPKTNLYQSLHTTVFGPDGRPMEVQIRTKDMNAIAENGVAAHWAYKESTNLSKTSVILQNGVENAFRMKWLEILKSWQDPSLDSKEFMEELQYDLHEDEVFVFTPKGEIIEMPKGATVLDYAFRIHTDVGLHARGGKVNGRMVTLRTELKSGDQVEIITEKSSKPSPIWLRIVKTSGARQKLRAYFRKLQEDSQRETIGSVLETQTPAIDENTIKEIKKVKIKKPHKTNPHQEESKEFGISVAGWNDVPVRVASCCTPIPGDEIIGFITRGRGVSVHKKDCTTANKQLEWMKTIPVRWEGPGEPIPIQIEVRAKDVQGIYLSMVESISSTETNILEAGASSHPNGTLTAKFMLEVDHLDQLKEILENLRMIQGVVFAERVKK encoded by the coding sequence ATGGGATTATACCAAGATATTAAAGATAAACAGGAGTTATTCGAAGCAGTCCAGAAACGACTTGGGCCAGAAAAAGCCACATTAATTGAAAAGGCATACCATATTGCCGACAAAATGCATACGGGGCAAAAACGCCTTTCCGGAGAACCTTATATCATCCATCCCATGAATGTTGCATCCGTTTTGGATGAACTTGGATTGGATGAAAGGGCCATTGCTGCGGGACTTTTGCACGATGTTGTAGAGGATACAAGTTATAGTAAAGAAGATATGGCCCGTGAGTTTGGAGAAGATATTGCTGCCCTAGTAGAGGGTGTGACCAAAATTTCTGAGATTAAATCCCAATCCAAAGAAACGGAAGCGGCGGAAAATATCCGTAAGATGTTACTGGCAACCATCAAAGATGTTAGGGTGATGCTCATCAAACTTGCAGACAAAACACATAATGTTCGCACCCTAAAGTTCCAACCAGAAGAAAAACAGAAACGGATTGCCAAAGAAGTTTTATCCCTCTATGCACCCATTGCTGGTCGTCTGGGAGTTTATAAGGTTAAGTTTGAATTAGAAGATTTAGCTTTCCAATCTCTACACCCAGAAGAATACCAAGAAATTAAAAAACGAGTTTCAGCCAAAAAATCAGAACGCGACGAATACATTGAAAAAATAAAAATCATCCTCAAGCAAAGATTAGCTGAGATAAGTATTGATGCCCGTATTGATGGTAGGGCCAAACATTTTTATTCAATTTACAGAAAGATGGTCACAAAGGAAAAATCTTTTTCTGAAATTTTTGACCTTCGTGCTGTAAGAATCATCACAAATGAAATCAAAGATTGTTATGGGGTACTTGGAATTGTACACACCCTTTGGACACCCATTCCAGGAAGGTTCAAAGATTATATTGCGACTCCCAAAACAAACCTTTACCAATCCTTACACACTACAGTCTTTGGGCCTGACGGTCGTCCAATGGAAGTCCAAATCCGAACCAAAGATATGAATGCCATCGCAGAGAATGGAGTGGCCGCCCACTGGGCTTATAAAGAATCCACCAATCTTTCTAAAACTTCGGTCATTTTGCAGAACGGTGTAGAAAATGCCTTCCGTATGAAGTGGTTGGAAATTTTAAAATCTTGGCAAGACCCTAGCCTTGATTCCAAAGAATTTATGGAGGAACTACAGTATGATCTCCATGAAGATGAGGTCTTTGTTTTTACTCCTAAAGGTGAAATCATTGAGATGCCCAAAGGAGCAACGGTTCTTGATTATGCTTTCCGAATCCATACTGATGTAGGATTACATGCTCGCGGTGGTAAGGTCAACGGTAGGATGGTTACACTTCGTACGGAGTTAAAGTCAGGAGACCAGGTTGAGATCATTACAGAAAAAAGTTCCAAACCATCTCCTATCTGGTTACGGATTGTAAAAACATCAGGTGCTCGCCAGAAGTTACGTGCTTATTTTCGAAAATTACAAGAAGACTCACAACGAGAAACCATTGGTTCTGTTTTAGAAACGCAAACACCTGCGATTGATGAAAACACAATCAAAGAAATCAAAAAAGTTAAGATTAAAAAACCACATAAAACGAATCCACACCAAGAAGAGTCCAAAGAATTTGGGATTTCTGTTGCGGGTTGGAACGATGTGCCTGTTCGTGTGGCATCCTGTTGCACGCCTATCCCTGGAGATGAAATCATTGGATTTATCACAAGGGGAAGGGGAGTGAGTGTTCATAAGAAAGATTGTACGACGGCAAACAAACAACTCGAGTGGATGAAAACCATTCCAGTTCGTTGGGAAGGCCCTGGAGAACCAATTCCGATTCAAATTGAAGTGCGTGCCAAAGATGTTCAAGGAATCTACTTATCGATGGTGGAGTCCATTTCCAGTACAGAAACAAATATTTTGGAAGCTGGAGCATCATCGCACCCGAACGGAACACTCACCGCCAAATTTATGTTAGAAGTAGATCACTTAGACCAACTCAAAGAAATTTTAGAAAACTTACGAATGATCCAAGGTGTTGTTTTTGCGGAAAGGGTTAAAAAATAA
- a CDS encoding lipoprotein LipL71 has translation MLRKKKTTVFLSGLVLFSIGFVNCAQELPLKELELAKSQVERAERLSAEEFAPEEYSEAKKSLASANEFASEEKASDSKKSADYAISKAYDALEKTLPKLAAKSREEAVTAIDAADEAYAAEYTPEEFKKAVAARDAGETKLAQADASLASYLREDKDETAKELKRTVALQEYEDAHNSFLEAAKISQDAKKVALDRSGSIRQSADEVDAALEKAYTYSKGGNPAIDEEKARVASAREDITAGRLKTADEKIKAARLASASLLATAVKDHAKNRNGQAREVVEDANARFGELSAETYLKSNAKESYASTQENLGASNESLQASGNLLEQEKFDDSIAQSEEAIRLAEISIDQIETLKGKNTVAKKDRKTVETDTTTTTKTEETKDEKASSSQVEELSGGWKRYTVEKSNPADCLWRIADREDIYSDAKLWPRIFEANRKSIRNKNLIYPKQKLNIPPKTGNIGTAPKE, from the coding sequence ATGTTAAGAAAGAAAAAGACAACCGTCTTTCTCTCTGGTTTGGTATTGTTTTCCATTGGATTTGTTAACTGTGCCCAAGAACTTCCGCTAAAAGAACTGGAGCTTGCAAAGTCACAGGTCGAAAGAGCGGAAAGACTTTCCGCTGAAGAATTTGCACCGGAAGAATATTCGGAAGCAAAAAAAAGTTTAGCTTCGGCAAATGAATTTGCTTCAGAAGAAAAGGCATCTGATTCTAAAAAGAGTGCAGACTATGCGATTTCTAAAGCTTATGATGCATTAGAAAAAACGTTACCAAAACTTGCTGCAAAATCTCGTGAAGAAGCAGTGACTGCGATTGATGCTGCTGACGAAGCGTATGCCGCAGAATACACACCAGAAGAATTTAAAAAAGCTGTAGCAGCGCGTGATGCTGGTGAAACCAAATTGGCACAAGCAGATGCAAGCCTTGCCTCTTACTTACGTGAAGACAAAGACGAAACTGCAAAAGAACTAAAACGTACTGTTGCCTTACAAGAATACGAAGATGCACACAATAGTTTCCTTGAAGCTGCAAAAATCAGCCAAGATGCAAAAAAAGTGGCTTTAGACAGATCTGGTTCTATCCGTCAGTCCGCTGATGAAGTGGATGCTGCATTAGAAAAGGCTTATACATATTCCAAAGGTGGAAATCCTGCTATTGACGAAGAAAAAGCTAGGGTTGCTTCTGCTCGTGAAGACATTACAGCCGGTCGTTTGAAAACTGCTGATGAAAAAATTAAAGCGGCTCGTTTAGCATCTGCTTCTTTACTTGCCACCGCAGTGAAAGACCATGCAAAAAACCGCAATGGCCAAGCTCGTGAAGTAGTAGAAGATGCAAACGCACGTTTTGGCGAACTCAGTGCTGAGACCTACCTTAAATCCAATGCAAAAGAATCTTATGCAAGCACTCAAGAAAACTTAGGTGCTTCCAATGAATCTCTCCAAGCATCGGGAAACCTTTTAGAACAAGAAAAATTTGATGATTCTATTGCTCAGTCAGAAGAAGCCATCCGCCTAGCTGAGATTTCGATCGATCAAATCGAAACTTTGAAAGGTAAAAACACGGTAGCGAAAAAAGATCGTAAAACTGTGGAAACAGACACAACAACTACTACCAAAACTGAGGAAACAAAAGATGAGAAAGCTTCTTCCTCACAAGTGGAAGAACTTTCTGGTGGTTGGAAAAGATATACTGTTGAAAAATCGAATCCAGCTGATTGCCTTTGGAGAATTGCGGACAGAGAAGACATCTATAGCGATGCAAAACTCTGGCCAAGAATTTTCGAAGCCAACCGTAAATCAATTCGTAACAAAAACTTGATTTATCCAAAACAAAAATTGAACATCCCGCCAAAAACAGGGAATATTGGAACTGCCCCTAAGGAATAA
- a CDS encoding STAS domain-containing protein, protein MEITRREKDKIVVLDINGEIDLYNAPEIKDVIAKLIEEQKYCIVINLEKVSYIDSSGIGALISSLSNLKKYQGGLKIINVAGSVRKVFELTKLTSFFEIFDSEDEAVTAFK, encoded by the coding sequence ATGGAAATCACCAGAAGGGAAAAAGATAAAATCGTAGTCCTCGATATTAACGGGGAAATCGACCTTTATAACGCGCCTGAGATCAAGGATGTAATTGCCAAATTGATCGAAGAACAAAAATACTGCATTGTCATCAATCTCGAGAAGGTATCCTATATCGACTCTTCCGGAATTGGAGCTTTAATTTCAAGTTTGTCCAACTTGAAGAAATACCAAGGTGGGCTTAAAATCATCAACGTAGCTGGTTCCGTTCGTAAGGTATTTGAACTGACTAAGTTGACTTCATTTTTTGAGATTTTCGATAGCGAAGACGAAGCAGTTACTGCTTTCAAGTAA
- a CDS encoding polyphenol oxidase family protein, which translates to MEYTREIIVPYGKIKFGTAGKQSLDGIREVDSIYPKTAELWKQYTEVWVEREFKTSKPIITTLNQVHGDSLHSVTSQQSRLSADRILEGDGLYTEIPKTMLVVRTADCVPVFLYSNKQQFVAMIHSGWKGTSLGITEKMIDTAIRLGYTQEELHLEIGPYIQGSDYEVESDVANLFSQFGETVLCKKGQGKFLLDVGIAIEKRVKEKFSKMGGVKNSHINVYRSPLYFSHRAKEEGRNLNFILWES; encoded by the coding sequence ATGGAATACACTAGAGAAATTATAGTCCCTTATGGGAAAATCAAATTTGGGACTGCCGGCAAACAAAGTTTAGATGGTATAAGGGAAGTTGATTCTATTTATCCCAAAACTGCGGAATTGTGGAAACAATATACTGAGGTTTGGGTGGAGAGGGAATTCAAAACTTCAAAACCAATAATCACCACCCTGAACCAAGTCCATGGTGATTCGCTCCACTCTGTTACTAGTCAGCAGTCTCGTTTGAGCGCAGATCGAATTCTGGAAGGGGATGGATTGTATACGGAAATTCCAAAAACTATGTTAGTGGTTCGCACGGCAGACTGTGTTCCCGTATTTTTATATTCAAACAAACAACAGTTTGTTGCTATGATCCATTCCGGTTGGAAGGGAACTAGTTTAGGTATCACCGAAAAAATGATAGATACCGCAATTAGGTTAGGTTATACGCAAGAAGAACTGCATTTAGAAATTGGGCCCTATATCCAAGGTTCTGATTATGAAGTAGAATCGGATGTTGCAAATTTATTCAGTCAATTCGGTGAAACTGTTCTATGTAAGAAAGGACAAGGAAAGTTTTTATTGGATGTTGGGATCGCGATTGAAAAAAGAGTGAAGGAAAAATTTTCGAAAATGGGGGGAGTCAAAAACTCTCATATAAATGTTTACCGAAGCCCTCTTTACTTCAGCCATAGAGCCAAAGAAGAAGGCCGGAATTTGAATTTTATACTTTGGGAATCTTAA
- a CDS encoding LPS assembly lipoprotein LptE encodes MKQGIVSFLIFAFSGCAFLSKEPGRPPKIDGVPIPDSKRLIYIQNVRNNTYSPGMHTRLTQMIMEEIDRRGRFITTREKTLAKYRLYAEIVHYQQVGDLMDLADRQITSELFVVTRVEIIEAETGNKIPMERSEIPGRVHFSTQIGFRESELEAQNRLLRVMALRIAEEAERGWYYSLSGVLN; translated from the coding sequence ATGAAACAAGGCATTGTATCCTTCTTAATTTTTGCCTTTTCTGGTTGTGCCTTTTTATCTAAGGAGCCGGGAAGGCCTCCTAAAATTGATGGGGTTCCTATCCCTGATTCCAAACGTTTGATTTATATCCAAAATGTCAGAAACAATACGTATTCCCCTGGAATGCATACCCGTCTCACCCAAATGATTATGGAAGAAATTGATAGACGGGGTAGGTTTATCACAACCCGAGAAAAAACTCTCGCGAAATACCGGTTGTATGCAGAGATTGTCCACTACCAACAAGTCGGAGATCTTATGGATCTTGCGGACAGACAAATTACTTCGGAACTATTTGTTGTGACTCGAGTAGAAATCATAGAGGCGGAGACAGGAAATAAAATTCCTATGGAACGCAGCGAAATTCCTGGACGAGTTCATTTTTCTACACAAATTGGGTTTCGGGAATCCGAATTAGAAGCTCAGAACCGTCTCCTTCGGGTGATGGCGCTTCGAATTGCAGAAGAAGCAGAAAGAGGTTGGTATTATTCTCTTTCTGGTGTACTTAACTAA
- the nadC gene encoding carboxylating nicotinate-nucleotide diphosphorylase, translated as MTRGYTTPVTEISEKDFEALVTLALEEDLPAGDITTDSLFGSDEICTASLLAKEEGVLCGLAVIPCLIRKTKANVKWIPALSDGAALSKGTIIGTLEGSLVNVLKMERILLNFIQYLSGIATNASKVTKEFPNLLILDTRKTLPGYRKLAKYAVYTGGGANHRLNLSEMAMLKDNHVAKAGSIQSAVQIVRNANPGKKIELEIDGLSQLNEAITSNPDIILLDNFSDSDTEKAITLIKEKSPKIRIECSGGITPEKLKFLSKFQDIGVSMGYLTHTVKFLDISLDIK; from the coding sequence ATGACTCGAGGATACACAACACCGGTCACGGAAATTTCAGAAAAAGACTTTGAAGCGCTAGTCACACTTGCCTTAGAAGAAGATTTGCCTGCGGGAGATATCACCACCGATTCTTTATTTGGTTCTGATGAAATATGTACAGCCTCCTTACTTGCCAAGGAAGAGGGAGTTTTATGCGGACTTGCGGTAATTCCTTGCCTCATTCGAAAAACAAAGGCAAATGTGAAATGGATTCCTGCACTTTCTGATGGAGCGGCCCTTTCCAAAGGAACCATTATTGGAACTTTAGAAGGTTCACTTGTGAATGTTCTAAAAATGGAACGGATCCTTTTAAATTTTATCCAATACTTATCGGGAATTGCAACAAACGCGAGTAAGGTGACAAAAGAATTCCCGAACCTCCTTATTTTGGATACGAGAAAAACCTTACCCGGTTATCGAAAACTTGCAAAGTATGCGGTGTATACTGGTGGGGGAGCCAACCATCGCTTAAATTTGTCTGAGATGGCCATGTTAAAAGACAATCATGTAGCAAAAGCTGGATCCATCCAGTCCGCTGTGCAAATTGTTCGAAATGCTAATCCTGGGAAAAAAATAGAACTAGAAATCGACGGCCTCTCTCAACTGAATGAAGCTATCACGTCAAATCCTGATATTATTTTGTTAGATAATTTTTCTGATTCAGATACTGAAAAAGCAATAACGCTCATCAAAGAGAAATCACCAAAAATTCGTATTGAATGTTCTGGTGGAATCACTCCTGAAAAATTAAAATTTCTATCTAAATTTCAAGATATTGGTGTGAGTATGGGTTACTTAACTCATACTGTAAAATTTTTAGATATAAGTTTGGATATTAAGTAA
- the tgt gene encoding tRNA guanosine(34) transglycosylase Tgt, translating to MSSIFKEKSKDSGSYARTGTLHLNGIQIETPIFMPVGTRGSIKSLSSSDIDELGYNLILANTYHLYLRPGKEVLDHFHGLKNFMSYKRALLTDSGGFQVFSLASLFKFEEDGVRFQSHIDGSHHKFTPASVIEMQRSIGSDIMMVLDDCAPFGSDLGRLELALDRTHRWAKESYDYWMENPGGQNVFPIVQGGVNESLRKRSLDTLQNINFPGIAIGGLSVGEPRPDYIRILECMAPFFDQARPRYLMGVGTVVDILEGVKNGIDMFDCVLPTRNARNGQVFTSLGKINLRNESHRLAEGPIDPECGCKVCSTYSLGYIRHLHKVKELSAFSLSTYHNLYFMQSFMEKMRKSIEIGNFQSFYDHWKNLFGS from the coding sequence GTGTCTTCTATTTTTAAAGAAAAATCAAAAGACTCCGGTTCTTACGCAAGAACCGGAACCCTTCATTTAAACGGAATCCAAATTGAAACTCCCATCTTTATGCCGGTGGGAACAAGGGGAAGTATCAAATCCCTTTCTTCCTCGGACATTGATGAATTGGGTTATAATCTAATTCTCGCCAATACCTACCATTTGTATCTGAGACCAGGCAAAGAAGTTTTAGATCATTTTCATGGCCTAAAAAATTTCATGTCCTACAAAAGAGCCTTACTTACTGATTCCGGTGGGTTTCAGGTTTTTAGCCTTGCGAGCCTTTTTAAGTTTGAAGAGGACGGAGTTCGGTTCCAATCCCATATCGATGGGAGCCACCATAAATTCACGCCTGCTTCTGTCATCGAAATGCAACGTTCCATTGGTTCTGATATCATGATGGTTTTGGATGATTGTGCACCCTTTGGTAGTGATCTCGGACGATTGGAGTTGGCTCTGGACAGAACACACCGCTGGGCCAAGGAATCATACGATTATTGGATGGAGAACCCAGGCGGACAGAATGTATTTCCCATTGTTCAGGGAGGAGTGAATGAATCCCTCAGAAAAAGAAGTTTAGATACATTACAAAACATTAATTTTCCTGGGATTGCCATTGGGGGCCTTAGTGTTGGAGAACCGCGCCCAGATTACATTCGTATTTTAGAATGTATGGCACCGTTTTTTGACCAGGCACGTCCGAGATATCTGATGGGTGTGGGTACCGTTGTGGACATATTGGAAGGTGTTAAGAATGGAATCGATATGTTTGATTGTGTTTTACCGACAAGGAACGCAAGGAACGGGCAGGTGTTCACCTCACTCGGGAAAATCAATTTAAGGAATGAAAGCCATCGCCTGGCCGAAGGCCCTATCGACCCTGAATGCGGGTGTAAGGTTTGCTCAACATATAGCCTTGGCTATATACGCCATTTACATAAGGTGAAGGAACTCTCCGCTTTCTCGCTCTCAACGTATCACAACTTATATTTTATGCAAAGCTTCATGGAAAAGATGCGAAAGTCCATAGAAATAGGCAATTTTCAGAGCTTTTATGACCATTGGAAAAATTTGTTTGGTAGCTAA
- a CDS encoding extracellular solute-binding protein, whose protein sequence is MFHNKVQIFKYSSSLRKIVLVGLTGLLSMAFFLHCSEEDTKDSLSKVIDLPWEGDVTSIPNALRLKNPVADPKAKKGGKIRIYSHQFPKSLNYYLDQFTTTARIFTSLYEPLTGYHPLTLETIPHLARDWKISPDKKKFTFYLDSNARWSDGKPVTADDVIFTYDTIMNPKNGTAVFRVSLSRFLKPVKLDDLTVVFEAKEVHWNNFNDIASSIFILPKHHFEGKDFNKENMEFPVVSGPYKITEVKKNRYIKLERRGDWWQRAYPFNEGRNNFDQIVYKVYNEEAVALQAFKKGDIDIYPVYSAFVWVEEAKGDAFDKNWIAKQRIFNLKPIGFQGWAMNSRRPIFSDKRVREAMNLLVNRKLMIDKLAYGEYDPTNSYYPDFYLGGEKNPNQPTEFSIDKARKLLAEAGWKPNKEGILEKDGKPFQFSILDRDKKTEKYFTLFLEKAKEVGIRASIDTLDLAAWSERVDKYDFDMTWAAWGSGVFKDPESQWLSKYADEEGQPNLPGLKISEVDKLIEKQKTEFSVFNRNEILKQIDRIVYKEYPYVLLWHLPSTRLLYWQKYGVPNLPLGKYGDESFSSDYWWYDEEKDKNLSNAVSKKEKFTDYEAVVRWK, encoded by the coding sequence ATGTTTCATAACAAAGTTCAAATATTCAAGTATAGTTCCTCCTTACGCAAGATAGTTTTGGTTGGTTTGACAGGACTTTTGTCAATGGCCTTCTTCCTCCATTGTTCGGAAGAAGATACAAAAGATTCCTTGTCCAAGGTCATTGATCTTCCTTGGGAAGGTGATGTGACTTCGATTCCGAATGCCCTCCGATTGAAAAATCCGGTAGCTGATCCTAAAGCCAAAAAAGGTGGAAAGATTCGAATTTATTCCCACCAGTTTCCTAAGTCTTTGAATTATTATTTGGATCAATTTACAACCACAGCACGGATCTTTACCAGTTTATATGAACCGCTCACTGGATACCACCCACTGACTTTGGAGACCATCCCTCACCTTGCAAGGGACTGGAAAATTTCTCCTGACAAAAAGAAATTTACATTCTATTTAGATTCGAATGCACGTTGGTCTGATGGCAAACCTGTAACAGCAGATGATGTGATCTTTACTTATGATACCATTATGAATCCCAAAAATGGAACTGCCGTGTTCCGTGTATCATTGTCTAGATTTTTAAAACCAGTGAAGTTGGATGACCTAACTGTTGTATTTGAAGCAAAGGAAGTTCATTGGAATAATTTTAATGATATTGCTTCTTCGATCTTTATTTTGCCGAAACATCATTTCGAAGGTAAAGATTTTAATAAGGAGAACATGGAGTTCCCTGTGGTTTCGGGTCCTTATAAAATCACTGAAGTCAAAAAGAATCGATATATCAAATTAGAAAGAAGAGGGGACTGGTGGCAAAGAGCTTATCCTTTTAACGAAGGACGAAATAACTTTGATCAAATTGTTTATAAAGTGTATAACGAAGAAGCTGTTGCACTCCAAGCCTTTAAAAAAGGAGATATTGATATTTATCCAGTTTATTCTGCCTTTGTTTGGGTAGAAGAAGCAAAGGGAGATGCCTTTGATAAAAATTGGATTGCTAAACAAAGGATCTTCAACCTAAAACCAATTGGTTTCCAAGGTTGGGCAATGAACTCGAGGCGACCTATTTTCTCTGACAAACGTGTGAGAGAGGCTATGAACCTACTTGTAAATCGTAAATTAATGATCGATAAACTAGCGTATGGTGAATATGATCCAACAAACAGTTATTATCCTGATTTTTATTTAGGTGGTGAAAAAAATCCCAACCAACCAACTGAATTTAGTATCGATAAAGCAAGAAAACTTTTAGCAGAAGCAGGATGGAAACCCAATAAAGAAGGGATCTTAGAAAAGGATGGAAAACCATTCCAGTTTTCTATATTAGATCGGGATAAAAAAACAGAAAAGTATTTCACTTTGTTTTTAGAAAAAGCAAAAGAAGTGGGTATTCGTGCATCCATTGACACTTTGGATTTGGCTGCTTGGAGCGAACGAGTGGACAAATACGATTTTGATATGACTTGGGCCGCTTGGGGATCGGGAGTGTTTAAAGATCCTGAATCACAATGGCTTTCAAAGTATGCGGATGAAGAAGGACAACCCAACTTACCCGGACTAAAAATTTCAGAAGTAGACAAACTCATCGAAAAACAAAAAACAGAATTCTCTGTATTTAATCGTAATGAAATTTTGAAACAAATCGATCGCATTGTTTATAAAGAATATCCTTATGTTTTGTTATGGCATTTGCCAAGTACAAGGCTTCTGTATTGGCAAAAATATGGAGTTCCTAATCTACCTTTGGGTAAGTATGGAGATGAAAGTTTTTCATCTGACTACTGGTGGTATGATGAAGAGAAGGATAAAAATCTATCAAATGCCGTTTCCAAGAAGGAAAAATTTACTGATTACGAAGCTGTAGTCCGTTGGAAGTAA